Genomic window (Asticcacaulis excentricus CB 48):
GCGCGACGGCGCGCGCATCAGGCCCAGATCGAGGCTGGCTTTCAGCACCGGTGCGGAGGCGGCTTCGGCCTTGTGCGCGCGGGCCGGGCCGACCAGAGACGCAAACAGGTCGGTGCGCTGACGGTCTTGACGCAGACGCATCGTGGCCACAGGCGAGGTATAGGATTCATGACGCATAACAAGCGCGATGGCGCGGCGGTCCAGATCGTCCTGAAGCGCGGCGACGCTCTTCTGGCCGTCCATGTGGCGCAGACGATCCGCACCATAGGAGTGATCATTCAGGCTCATCAGGCTTTCGGCCTGTTCGCGGATTTGCGCGTCGCGCGTCAGCTTACCGCCTAACCAGGCGGAGCCGAATGCAGCTGTCAGCATGAGGCTGGAGCCGCCCGCGGCGGTCAACAGGCGCATCTGACGGCGCGTAAGAGACAGGTTCAGACCCAAAGGTGTCTTGTCCTCAGTAACGAGAGCGCACCGCGCTCCCTGACAGAGGGCAACCCCACCATACATTCTATAGAATGCATCAGGCCGTTTCACGAGACGAAAACGCAGCCTTCCGGGGGCGCCGGAGCCGACGAAGCACCTAAGCTGGTGTCCGTCGACGGCCCGTCTTATAGCCAGAAATGTGGCAAAAATGTGTTTACGCGCCAATCGCCTAAAAAGAGCATCAGTTCAGAGGGGGAGCATGTGAGAAAATTTCTCACGCAATGCCTATTTTTTATCAAGATGTGCCCCGCAATGACTTTTTATTTTATGAAGTATTGAAGAGATAAGCTTGACCGCTATTTTCTTACGATATTCATGAATGTGCCTTTCGGTTTTGCGATAATTACAATTTAACGAAGGTTACTGACGTTACGCAAAAGTGAAACTGAAATGCTGACATGTATAGAACGGCGTTATCTTAAATTGGTGGTTTCAAGGCACTGGAATCCCGAATGAATCCGCCTCAGGTAGGGTGTCACGAAAACTTGAAGCGCGCCAAACAGCCAATCCGGCCGTGGCGCGCAAAAGCCGCGGGTCGCCCCTTTTCATTTTTTCGCAGGACGCTATGCTGTGTTCATGAACCGTTCTCATCTCGCTCGCCTCATTTTCGAAGATGTTCGCTGTCACGCCGCCGATGTCGGCGCGCAGGACTTCCCGCCCGCTCTGTGGTCGCCGCACCGCCCCGACCGGCCGCAAAAGTCGGAGGGCGGGCGGCGTTTCGTGCTGCATTCGGCCTATGAACCGGCTGGGGACCAGCCAGCGGCCATTGCGGAGCTGGTCGAAGGGGCAAATGCAGCAGAGCGTGACCAGGTGCTTCTCGGCGTCACCGGGTCGGGCAAGACCTTCACCATGGCCAAGGTGATCGAGCAGACGCAGCGACCGGCGTTGATTCTGGCGCATAACAAGACGCTGGCGGCGCAGCTTTATAGTGAGTTCAAGGCCTTCTTTCCGGAAAACGCGGTTGAGTATTTTGTCTCCTACTACGACTACTACCAACCCGAAGCCTACGTGCCGCGTACGGATACTTATATAGAGAAGGACTCGTCGATCAACGAACAGATCGACCGTATGCGCCACGCAGCGACGCGCGCCATCCTTGAGCGCGATGACGTAATCGTGGTGGCGTCGGTGTCGTGCATCTACGGTATCGGTTCGGTCGAAACCTATACGGCGATGACCTTTGAACTGAAAGTGGGGCAGACCATCGACGAGGCGCAGTTACGCGCAGATCTGGTGGCGCTGCAATACAAACGCAATGACGCGGCCTTTGAGCGAGGGACTTTCCGCCGCCGCGGTGACGTCATCGAAATCTTCCCGGCCCACTACGAAGACCGCGCTTGGCGGGTGTCCTTGTTTGGGGATGAGATAGAGGCCTTGACGGAGTTCGACCCGCTGACCGGCAAGAAGACAGCGGACCTAAAAGACCTCAAAGTCTATGCCGCCAGCCACTATGTGACGCCGCGCCCGACGCTACGTCAGGCGATCGACCGCATCAAGGCGGAACTGAAACTGCGGCTGGATCAGCTTCATGCCGAGGGTAAACTGCTAGAGGCGCAACGCCTTGAGCAGCGGACCACTTTTGACCTTGAGATGATGGAAGCCACAGGGGCCTGTGCGGGTATCGAAAACTATTCGCGCTATCTGACCGGACGGGCACCGGGTGAGCCGCCGCCAACCTTCTTTGAATACCTGCCGGAAAATGCTTTGCTGTTTGTCGATGAAAGCCACGTCACCGTGCCGCAGATCGGCGGCATGTATCGCGGAGACTTTGCACGAAAGTCTGTTCTGGCTGAATATGGCTTCCGCCTGCCGTCTTGTATGGATAACCGCCCGCTCAAGTTTGAGGAGTGGGAGGCAATGCGGCCTCAGACCGTCCACGTTTCGGCCACGCCGGGCAATTGGGAGATGGAACAAACGGGCGGCGTGTTTACCGAACAGGTAATCCGCCCGACCGGCCTGATCGACCCGCCGGTCGAAATCCGC
Coding sequences:
- the uvrB gene encoding excinuclease ABC subunit UvrB, giving the protein MNRSHLARLIFEDVRCHAADVGAQDFPPALWSPHRPDRPQKSEGGRRFVLHSAYEPAGDQPAAIAELVEGANAAERDQVLLGVTGSGKTFTMAKVIEQTQRPALILAHNKTLAAQLYSEFKAFFPENAVEYFVSYYDYYQPEAYVPRTDTYIEKDSSINEQIDRMRHAATRAILERDDVIVVASVSCIYGIGSVETYTAMTFELKVGQTIDEAQLRADLVALQYKRNDAAFERGTFRRRGDVIEIFPAHYEDRAWRVSLFGDEIEALTEFDPLTGKKTADLKDLKVYAASHYVTPRPTLRQAIDRIKAELKLRLDQLHAEGKLLEAQRLEQRTTFDLEMMEATGACAGIENYSRYLTGRAPGEPPPTFFEYLPENALLFVDESHVTVPQIGGMYRGDFARKSVLAEYGFRLPSCMDNRPLKFEEWEAMRPQTVHVSATPGNWEMEQTGGVFTEQVIRPTGLIDPPVEIRPVSTGGANQVDDVIAEVREVAKNGYRSLVTVLTKKMAENLTEYMHEQGIRVRYMHSDIDTLERIEIIRDLRLGAFDVLVGINLLREGLDIPECGFVAILDADKEGFLRSETSLIQTIGRAARNVEGRVILYADKMTGSMERALAETSRRREKQMAYNAEHGITPESVKRGISDILDSPYEKADRVQVPVGVAAKDSKPFLGSNFQATLKDLETRMREAAGNLEFEEAARMRDEIKRLKLLDLEFAKDMIGDPAT